The Cynocephalus volans isolate mCynVol1 chromosome 1, mCynVol1.pri, whole genome shotgun sequence region TGAGGAGGGGTTGGACAAGAAAGGGACTGATGGTGGAGACAGTGGTAATGGGGAAGGGAAAAGTCTGAAGCAGCAATTGAAGGACAGTGCAAAGGGCTTTAGCATGAAACACCTCCCTCCTGCACCATTCCCAGGCGGCACACACCTGTCTAGCATGAACATTGCTGGTTTTCCCAGTGCCGGTGCTGCACAGCCGGCCTCTTTTTCCCTGTTGCCTTGGACCTTGCTCTTTGAGACCTCTGGACCTACTGGATAACTTAGGCCTTTGGGGTCTCCTCCATAAAGGAAAAGGCTAGGAGGAGCAGGCTCCCCAGCACATTAGGCTCAGTTTCAGATGCTCATTGCCACCTCCTCCCCAATCCCGAGCCCTGGGAGCCAGCCTTTCCTGCTTTTCTCCTGGAGCCTCCCTGGTCAAGGCCCTCCGCAGAAGCAGCTCCTGTTACCATCTTCTGCAGTCAGAACTTAAAGTTCTATCCCCTCTCTGTATCACCTGAAAGGCAGCCAGGGGCCAAGGGACTACAGAGCCTCTAGTGACAGGTAAGGGCCTCTTCCCTGTGTCACCACTCAGGAAGCATTGTCATAGCAACCCCAGAGCAAACAATGGTGCCAGAAAGGGCTCCTGCACAGAGCCACTCCTCCTGCCCCGAGGCCCAGAAGAAGAATGGCCAGTAACCCTCAAAGATTGCGCAGAGGGCCGAATAACCCATCTCATGTCAGAGAACATTTCCTGCAGGTAGGGCGGGCCCATCTTCACAGCCGGCTCTTTTTTGTACCCCACTGGGCTAGTGGCTGTCCCCACCTGGTCTCCGTGCTTTCTCCTGGGCAGCAGACCTGGCTCGTAAGCTCTCTGCTGTCTTCCCCTCTTAGTCCTAGGATGctgtgagccaaccagccaggcCACAGGCCATTTCACACACCACAGAATGCTGGGTaggtcccagccctgccactagCTCGCTCAGCACCTTGTGTGTTGCTCTCATTGCATCTCGCTCTTTATGTCTTTCAGATGGGGACAATGACAATACTTGCTCCTAGGGCTGTAAGGGGTAAACGAGATGTGCACAAGTGCTGAACACAGTGTCAGCACGCAGTTGCTGCTGTTTGCCTCATGGGGGCGGTGCAGGGAAGGGACCGAGCGAGGCTTCAGAACGCTTTCTGCACTTGCTCGCATTTTAATGAGAAATGAGGGAAGCACCAGTGATCAGTGATGGGGGGAACAGGGGATAAGAGAGGAGGAGTCTGGGGTGGAAAACACCTGGCCCTGCTTTCTGGAGAAGGCCTTTCCTGGAGTGTCACCAGGACAGGAGCAAGTCAGGATGGGCTTCTACACTTGGCTGCGTATGGGGCATTTCCCCGCTTACTCTCCTCAGGCCTGATGTGCCCTCAGGAGCACCACTTCCTGGGCAGGAATGTGGGGACCCCAGAGTGGAGAAAGTGGGTGAAGGCAAGAGTAAAATGGAGGAGAGAGGGTGGAAATCAAAGCCAGAATATGGTCAAtggcaagaaaatgaaagaggagatgCATGGGAATTATACAGAGAGGCTGTTACCTCTGATGGGCAGGACAGGAACGGAGTGTCTGGCTGAGAATCCTGGGCTGGAGGCAGCTGGCAGCTTGTTTTCTCTGTGGCTGCGCCCAGGAGGGACAGCAGAGTGCCTCAGCCTACCTTCTGGGCCCCTGCCCACACAACCATCGCCAGGCCCCCTTTTGTGTCTCCCTAGATGGTCCACTCCAGTGAGTTCCTCCCGACCTACCAAACGTGGGCTCAGCGTGAGTTCCTCTTGCCCAGCGAGTCCTGGGAGTTGCCTGGCTTCACCCGGCAAGCCTACCACCAGCTGGCCCTGAAGCTGCCACCCTGTACAGAAGTGAAGTCCAAGGTGCGCCACCGGCTGATCTACCCTTGGAAGGATGCAGGCCAGCACACCTGGGGCTTTCACACGTGGCTCGATGTGGGGCGTTTGCCTGCCACCTTCCCCACCCGGCCCGACCAGCCCTACGATAGCAATGTCTGGCGCTGGCTGACCAACACCAATGCCCACAGTTGCTGCCCAGCAGAGCCGCCCATACCCCCACCCTCCTGGATGGGGCAAAACAGCTTCCTGAACTTCATCCACTGCAGTCCCATCTTCTTGGACATGAACAGGAAGAACCAGGTGATCTTCAGAACAGCGAAGCAGCTGGAGGAGATGCAGAAGCTCAAGCTGAGGAGTGAGGCGCGGGCACCTCCCCTGGACGCCCACGGCAACATCCTGCCCCCAGCCAACGTCAGGAAGTAAGATGAGCCCCTTTCTCGGGGAGCCCACCCAGCCTGCCTGCCTTCAGGtgacccctccctctctccctgctgtGTAATTGGGTACTCTAACCTTGTCACCTCTGGTCACCTAAAAAACCAAACTCTTTTCTGAGTGTAGCCAGAAGGACAAAGTGGAGGCACTAATTATTTAACTAAAATGTGAGGGGGTTGGGGGGTTGCACCGAACTCCGTGAGGCCATGTGTGTGAAGTGTCCAAAGCATGAGACAGACAGTGGGTATTGCAAGGACCTACTTATTACACCAATTACTAATGGCAAGGGCTGAAATGAAAGCTGGAGTCAGAAGGATTAAAGTCCAGACtgagggctgaccagttagccatggtgctgataacaccaaggtccagggtttggatccccacaccggccagctgccaaaagaaaaaaaattccagactACATTACTGTGGCGTTACTCTGGCATGTCGCTTAGTTTCTGCAGACTCAGTTCCATCATTGATAATGTGGGGATCACAACTACCTACCTCAATGGGTGAGGATAAAATGGGTTAGTGAGTATTTAAAAGAACTGAACAAAAACTAGATGTTTATAACCAAATTCAGAAGAGAGggattgggccgagcccgtggcgcactcgggagagtgcggcgctgggagcgcagcgacgctcccaccgcaggttcggatcctatataggaatggccggtgcactcactggctgagtgccggtcacgaaaaagacaaaaaaaaaaaaaaagaagagagggatTGCTGTGAGCTGGAttgtcctcctcccccaggaaggCTGCCTGAGGAACCTCCTCCCCCAGGAAGGCTGCCTGAGGAAATCAGGGTTAAGCTGGAAGGGTAGAAAGCCTGCAGAAGGTTACAAAGGAGGGGTGGAGCCTTCCCCGGCAGGGTTGAGTGGCCTGAGCAGAACTCGGCAGCTCCTCCCCTCCCTTGCCCATCGTGGGAACTCACAGATATTTCCAAACCATGTCCAGTCTAGGCACTGGGCATAAGTAACAGGAAAGGCGGGGAGGGAAATAAGACAGAATGTCTTAAATTCCAACCCTAAGGGCATTAACCAAAGCACTGAAGGGCTTGAGAAGGGgctgtaaagattttttttttttttttttttaaaagatgaccggtaaggggatcttaacccttgacttggtgttgtcagcactacgctcacccagtgagcaaacccgccatccctatatgggatccaaacccgtggccttggtgttatcagcaccacactctcccgagtgagccacaggccggcccaagatttttaatctttaattttaaacCAAAGGTTGGTAACTTTGAGAGATTAGTCAGGACTCGGCTTCTCCCTGCTGTGCTTGCCACACAGGTTGTCGGTTGCTAGTGCATGCTAATGCTGGACCTGCAACCGGGACAAGACTCCAAGCACTGCTCAGAAAGATTCGCTGTCAAATGAccatgccaggtgctgttctaatCACTTTAGCCATGTTATTTAACGCCCCAGGACTCTGTATAGAAACTActgttaagggccggcccgtggctcacttgggagagcgtggtgctgttaacaccaaggccaagggttcagatccctttaccagaCAGGGCATCTGAGATGGAGAGGTCAAGTATTTTGGGCAAATTCACACAGCCGgtgatggcagagctgggatttgaacccgggGAGCTCGGATCCAGAGCTGCTTCCTAACCACTGTACTCCACTTCCCATCTTGTCTGAGGAATCAGACAAGTTCACATGTATTTCTAACATAATGTGATGCTCTACGTAAGCATAAGACACACGTAGCATCGAAAAATGTGATTATCTGTAAACAGTACTTagcacagtaagcactcaataagtgtGTTTGTGATGGCAGAGGAAGCACGGCCTCAGGAGTCCAACAGATCTAGGTCAGGACCTCCCTCATGTGTCACAAACTTGCTAGACAACCTCAACTTTCTTAAGTTCTCTGAGCCTCGCTTTTCTCAAGTATGTGTTGGAGATGGGCCTGGCACCTTGCAGGGTTGTTGGAGGACTACGTGGTGCAGCGCTTGGCATGCAGAAGGGGCTCGATAAGTCGGATGATCCTTAGTACGGCACCTCCATGACAGAAGGATTCTCCTCTCACTTGTTGACTGCTGCAAGCCCAGCCCTGGAGCCAGGAATGAAGGACCAAGTCTCACACAAAGTTCTGCTGTTCACAGGGGAGGTGTATTTCAACTGGACCTTGAAGGAGGTTCACCAGGTGGGAACAAGACAGACTGATGAGAGGAAAAGCCCCTCGAATCCTATTATTCCTTTTGAGCAGCTCTGAAAAGGGCTTTAAAGATTGTTAGAAATGACTCGGATCAGTCGGCGAGCACTTCAGACATATAAGAGatatgagatttattttttaaatgttttaatttttattctttttaaaagatgaccggtaaggggatcttaacccttgacttggtgttgtcagcaccacagtcacccagtgagctaaccggccgtccctatatgggatccaaacccttggccttggtgttatcaccacactctgccgagtgagccacgggccagccccgaGAGCATTTAAAATGCTCATGAtcaattggggggggggggggaaatagAACATTTACATgggggaaaatagaatatttacatACAAACCTAGCAGTTCCGAATGCTGGCAGCACACGAGAAAGACCTTGGGctctttaaaataattctgagGTTTGAACCTCACCCTGGAGATTCTAACTTAAACTGGGGCTTGgtgtttttaaaagctccccaagGAGATTCTAACAAGCAGCCAGGCTGAGAACCTCTGAATAAACAAACAACCGCAACCCTGCTGGACCAGGTGCAAAGCATGTTGAACTGTACAAAATCTGCCACCATTTAACcacggggtttttttttttttgtttctgtttttgtttttaaagtcaaTTTCCTACTGTAGTCCTACAGACCtatagaaaagaggaagtcatCCACCTGCACCAAGTTCAGTGTCTTCCCACCAACACTGCACTGCTGCATTAGAAGGATGGTTAGAATCTGGATAATGATATTATATACAATGTCAAAAAAGATGGaagtgaaacagagtaaggcgaggcctgtgaaccaaactgactccattttccctgcagaggacactttgttacttttccactcctcagtcatgaggcCCCTCAGGGCACATGAtcaccccatgggctgccctgacaaaacagactgagataagagaggaaacagatatttactgagtccaaaacccctccccaaggcttgttaactataattgtaaaagttacagattaactttaagacccctttggaattcccacctgtgcacaaagcatcaaggtgactgctacaatgacccgcctggggtgacaatgatgaacaccactgcctactaagcatgcacccatgatgcagccaggaagaacagagcggaccacctccagtgatgccgGCCtaccaccccttaactcctttccctataaaagtccctgaacagctcccctggggggcggggggggggctagctttactgtcgctaccgccttatgcataagtctatttcctcttttaataaagcgttgcttgctttactgttgggtacattgttcatttctatgactttggaatccaagagcctaatttaatcactggcaaaaattggaaagctttgggcaccagagaggactccagctgcaagaggcaagtggccactgggactattttgctcccatgtctctgctgctgatggatctctcctggagtccctggcctaaattctgacaagggcAGTGagtgctttattctctttagctttctctgctttttctgagccttcttctgctgtttggttggattgcaTCCACTTCTGTATAGGCGCACCCTGGAGgtctcctggctatgctttgtttttctgatttaaatctagtcaatacttttcttctttatgccgGCAACAGTGGGGAGAACAGCTTTTATCAaatactgttaatggaataggctGGCCCCTCCGActgggactaggataaactggaccccactgctcctcttttctctttgtttgcttggttagacatttagttgagtactggtaatctgaataaaccttcaaatccttgcatcaacttttggactttcaggtcatttgtttaatgcgagagggcaagccaagcctggCCTGTTGGTAACAGAAGGTTTACTAGCTAAAGAACATTATTTCACCAGCCTAACGCCAAATCACACACCTAGGGTGCAGGTCATTTGGCACAGATCAATATCCAGTTAGGAAGAGAGATGGAGGGGGATCCCTTGCAGCCGATCGCTAGCTAGCTTTGGAAGGCATCTTTGCCCCCTCCCTGCTCACCCTCTCCACACACCCAGATCTCCCCCTTGACCACTCTGTTCTCTCCACACCCCTGCCCCGACAGGTACCGGCACATTTCTGCTGGGGGAAGGTTTGAACCCTTTGGCCTCCAGCTCATGCCCAACACACTTCCCAATGATCTCGCCAGGAGCTGGCCCTGCCCAAACCCCAGGCCTCACTACCAGGAGAAGGTACTAAAGCTGGCTCTGCTGCCCAGTGCACCCCTGAGCCAGGACCTCGTGAGGGATTACCAAGCCCTCATAGTGGACCGAGTTGCCGTACCCCTCTGCCATCTCTCCAAGGCACGACCTGGCAAAACCTCAGCAAGGAACAGGAAGAGAAGACCTGGACCCATCTAGAAGAGCCTCTAGACGGCTACGGACCATTGTGGGCACCCCCAGGCTCCAGAGTTTTCAATAAATGCTCCTTCAGCAAGAAGCTCTTGGGGTGGCCCCTGCACCCTCCCAACCTCAAGCCACATCTATACAGGCTCCTGGAGACTCTACTGAAACTCTAAATTGTTATATGTCTTCCTTGAAGGACTCTCATAGTGGGTGAGaggactggggtggggagggtgggtaGAGCAGGGAGAACAAGGGGGGGGGGTCCAGTTCCTAGGGACAGAacaagaggcagggaggaggaaggggcacacgtgcgtgcgtgcgtgtgtgtgtgtgatcctAGGGACAGaaccagaggcagggaggaggaaggggcacacgtgcatgcgtgcgtgtgtgtgtgtgatcctAGGGACAGaaccagaggcagggaggaggaaggggcacacgtgcgtgtgtgcgtgcgtgcgtgtgtgtgtgttagctGGGGGAAGAGACTCTAAGAAATGTAATAATAAGAAGTTAACTCCACTCTCACAACTCATTTGGAATAAGACTGGGATTGGTCAGGATACAGA contains the following coding sequences:
- the TEX52 gene encoding testis-expressed protein 52, with product MASNPQRLRRGPNNPSHVREHFLQMVHSSEFLPTYQTWAQREFLLPSESWELPGFTRQAYHQLALKLPPCTEVKSKVRHRLIYPWKDAGQHTWGFHTWLDVGRLPATFPTRPDQPYDSNVWRWLTNTNAHSCCPAEPPIPPPSWMGQNSFLNFIHCSPIFLDMNRKNQVIFRTAKQLEEMQKLKLRSEARAPPLDAHGNILPPANVRKYRHISAGGRFEPFGLQLMPNTLPNDLARSWPCPNPRPHYQEKVLKLALLPSAPLSQDLVRDYQALIVDRVAVPLCHLSKARPGKTSARNRKRRPGPI